In Leishmania mexicana MHOM/GT/2001/U1103 complete genome, chromosome 34, one DNA window encodes the following:
- a CDS encoding putative R-SNARE protein, with protein MKLYGLLILKPYPPGIEKDPAICCSAVDVSSFGFFQRSSAREFIVFLSRTVAKRVALGAKTQITENGNVVYAHATLDGLVAIAVSDIEYNARVAFTLLTELMLQFQQTFRGKYESVAGKADEFLHWPHINETLEKYQKPEEVDKILRIKRDIEDTKVIMYNAIDQIIERGQKIDDLVAQSEDLGMASKTFYTQAKQTNSGCCAVM; from the coding sequence ATGAAGCTCTATGGCTTGCTGATTCTAAAGCCCTATCCGCCGGGTATTGAGAAGGACCCGGCCATATGCTGTAGCGCTGTCGACGTCAGCTCTTTCGGCTTCTTCCAGCGTAGTTCCGCCCGCGAGTTCATTGTGTTTCTCTCCCGAACGGTGGCTAAGCGGGTGGCTCTCGGTGCCAAGACGCAGATCACAGAAAACGGCAATGTTGTCTATGCGCATGCGACGCTGGACGGTCTCGTGGCAATTGCAGTGAGCGACATCGAGTACAACGCGCGTGTTGCCTTCACGCTCTTGACGGAGCTGATGCTGCAGTTTCAGCAGACGTTCCGCGGTAAGTACGAGTCCGTCGCGGGCAAGGCGGATGAGTTTCTGCACTGGCCCCACATCAACGAGACCCTGGAGAAGTATCAGaagccggaggaggtggacaaGATCCTGCGCATCAAGCGTGACATCGAGGACACAAAGGTGATCATGTACAACGCTATTGACCAAATCATTGAACGGGGACAGAAAATCGACGACTTGGTGGCGCAGAGCGAGGATCTCGGCATGGCTAGCAAGACATTTTACACGCAAGCAAAGCAGACAAACTCGGGGTGCTGCGCAGTCATGTGA